A DNA window from Calliphora vicina chromosome 1, idCalVici1.1, whole genome shotgun sequence contains the following coding sequences:
- the SNF4Agamma gene encoding uncharacterized protein SNF4Agamma isoform X9, protein MFRRYSLFDNTAPRLSVLPHSTNNSTNNSRKNSLVQVPEIRVSQASGLPLPATKQITALQQRKSRSLSNSPVYRKKKYENLPTLIDHYYDYTEEDLDNLQKNDQDKQNLHRNSLVNTTQIKNNHKISNENINNSDDDKIDGLRHSQHVSRSRDSKTDSKSRRNLHSFGNSIGLTRHRRLQINDVSPSAAATTTATAASSVIGGIGGHSLAKENHFSGGKPLQPLVFNSANTQQQQRRLSSPVHSCLLVRRRSDFSDPSFADLPPLFNSVKLPVADPFLEKVNLSDFEEDDSQIFVKFFRFHKCYDLIPTSAKLVVFDTQLLVKKAFYALVYNGVRAAPLWDSQKQQFVGMLTITDFIKILRMYYKSPNASIEQLEEHKLDTWRSVLHNEVMPLVSIGPDASLYDAIKILVHNRIHRLPVIDPATGNVLYILTHKRILRFLFLYINELPKPSYMQKKLRALKIGTYDNIEVADEHTSIITALKKFVERRVSALPLVDSEGRLVDIYAKFDVINLAAEKTYNDLDVSLRKANEHRNEWFEGVQCCNLDETLYTILERIVRAEVHRLVVVDENRKVIGIISLSDILLYLVLRPSGEGVGVSESSLRASDPILQRKLSDDEDATSLDNKSPSVGSGSRSLIEDIPEEEVFGSGDKVAKDSDDNVDNNSINDKVNNNQEDSVSTTEIVVEQGVKATNDTSVLQAEISFADEAEEDANSNEDEQRGQEEEDDDEDDDAKDVISGNCDNLKKSNTTNNTNSSADDAELTTTAAVTALNQTTAREMALVSE, encoded by the exons ATGTTTCGACGTTACTCACTGTTCGATAATACGGCTCCGCGTTTGTCCGTACTACCCCACAGCACCAATAACAGCACTAATAACAGTCGTAAAAATTCCCTGGTCCAAGTGCCCGAAATACGCGTTAGTCAAGCCAGTGGCTTGCCACTGCCAGCTACCAAACAAATCACCGCCCTGCAGCAACGTAAATCTCGCTCCCTTAGCAATTCTCCGGTGTATCGtaaaaagaaatatgaaaatCTACCCACTCTTATAGATCATTACTACGACTATACCGAGGAAGATTTGGATAATCTGCAAAAGAACGATcaagacaaacaaaatttgcaCAGAAATTCCCTTGTTAATACcacacaaattaaaaacaatcatAAGATTTccaatgaaaatattaataacagtgATGATGATAAGATTGATGGTCTACGGCATTCACAGCACGTAAGCCGCAGTCGCGATAGTAAAACGGATAGTAAAAGCCGTCGTAATTTGCATAGTTTTGGCAATAGTATCGGTCTAACCAGACATCGACGTTTGCAAATCAATGATGTATCCCCCTCAGCGGCCGCCACTACTACAGCAACAGCTGCTTCGAGTGTAATTGGTGGTATTGGTGGTCATTCACttgcaaaagaaaatcatttcagTGGCGGCAAACCTTTACAGCCATTAGTTTTCAATTCTGCCAACACACAACAGCAGCAGCGTCGCCTCTCTTCCCCCGTTCATAGTTGTTTATTAGTTCGTAGACGTAGTGATTTCTCAGATCCCTCATTTGCGGATTTACCACCATTATTTAATTCAGTTAAG TTGCCTGTTGCCGATCCGTTCCTAGAGAAAGTAAATCTCTCTGATTTTG AAGAAGATGATTCTcagatatttgtaaaatttttccgTTTCCACAAATGTTACGATCTGATACCCACATCAGCCAAACTGGTTGTCTTCGATACACAATTATTGGTTAAGAAAGCCTTCTATGCTTTAGTCTATAATGGTGTGCGTGCCGCACCGCTCTGGGATTCACAGAAACAGCAATTTGTTGGAATGTTGACCATaacagattttataaaaatcttaagaATGTATTATAAATCACCGAATGCCTCAATAGAACAATTGGAAGAGCACAAATTAGATACATGGAGAA GTGTTTTACATAATGAAGTGATGCCATTAGTTAGTATTGGTCCAGATGCTTCGCTATATGATGCCATTAAGATACTCGTACACAATCGTATACATCGATTACCTGTTATAGATCCCGCAACGGGCAatgtattatatatattaaCCCATAAACGTATATTAAGGTTCCTGTTTTTATAT ATTAATGAATTGCCTAAACCTTCTTATATGCAAAAGAAATTGCGTGCTTTAAAAATTGGCACCTATGATAATATCGAAGTGGCCGATGAACACACTAGCATTATAACAGCTTTAAAGAAATTCGTTGAGCGAAGAGTATCCGCCTTACCTTTAGTTGATTCCGAAGGACGTTTAGTTGATATCTATGCCAAATTTGATGTTATT AACCTGGCAGCCGAAAAAACGTACAACGATCTCGATGTCTCCTTGCGCAAAGCCAACGAACATCGCAATGAATGGTTTGAGGGTGTGCAATGTTGTAATTTGGACGAAACCTTATACACCATCCTCGAGCGCATAGTACGCGCCGAAGTCCATCGTTTGGTGGTGGTCGATGAGAATCGCAAAGTCATTGGTATTATTTCGCTATCGGATATATTGCTTTATCTTGTGCTGCGGCCCAGCGGTGAAGGTGTGGGCGTGTCAGAAAGTTCTCTAAGAGCCTCAGATCCTATACTACAGAGAAAACTGTCCGATGATGAAGATGCCACATCGCTAGACAACAAATCACCCTCAGTGGGTTCGGGTAGTCGCAGTCTCATCGAAGACATACCCGAAGAGGAGGTTTTTGGCAGCGGTGATAAGGTGGCGAAAGACAGCGATGATAATGTGGACAACAACAGCATAAACGATAAAGTCAATAATAATCAGGAGGATAGTGTGTCCACAACGGAAATTGTGGTGGAACAAGGTGTTAAAGCGACAAATGATACGAGTGTTCTTCAAGCGGAAATATCATTTGCCGATGAAGCCGAAGAGGATGCTAATAGTAATGAGGATGAGCAAAGGGGGCAGGAAGAGGAGGACGACGACGAAGATGATGATGCTAAGGATGTGATAAGCGGTAATTgtgataatttgaaaaaatcaaacACCACCAATAACACAAATTCATCAGCAGATGATGCGGAATTAACAACAACGGCGGCTGTTACAGCCTTAAATCAAACAACAGCTCGTGAAATGGCTCTTGTTAGTgaataa
- the SNF4Agamma gene encoding uncharacterized protein SNF4Agamma isoform X8, producing MFRRYSLFDNTAPRLSVLPHSTNNSTNNSRKNSLVQVPEIRVSQASGLPLPATKQITALQQRKSRSLSNSPVYRKKKYENLPTLIDHYYDYTEEDLDNLQKNDQDKQNLHRNSLVNTTQIKNNHKISNENINNSDDDKIDGLRHSQHVSRSRDSKTDSKSRRNLHSFGNSIGLTRHRRLQINDVSPSAAATTTATAASSVIGGIGGHSLAKENHFSGGKPLQPLVFNSANTQQQQRRLSSPVHSCLLVRRRSDFSDPSFADLPPLFNSVKLPVADPFLEKVNLSDFEEDDSQIFVKFFRFHKCYDLIPTSAKLVVFDTQLLVKKAFYALVYNGVRAAPLWDSQKQQFVGMLTITDFIKILRMYYKSPNASIEQLEEHKLDTWRNLTGVLHNEVMPLVSIGPDASLYDAIKILVHNRIHRLPVIDPATGNVLYILTHKRILRFLFLYINELPKPSYMQKKLRALKIGTYDNIEVADEHTSIITALKKFVERRVSALPLVDSEGRLVDIYAKFDVINLAAEKTYNDLDVSLRKANEHRNEWFEGVQCCNLDETLYTILERIVRAEVHRLVVVDENRKVIGIISLSDILLYLVLRPSGEGVGVSESSLRASDPILQRKLSDDEDATSLDNKSPSVGSGSRSLIEDIPEEEVFGSGDKVAKDSDDNVDNNSINDKVNNNQEDSVSTTEIVVEQGVKATNDTSVLQAEISFADEAEEDANSNEDEQRGQEEEDDDEDDDAKDVISGNCDNLKKSNTTNNTNSSADDAELTTTAAVTALNQTTAREMALVSE from the exons ATGTTTCGACGTTACTCACTGTTCGATAATACGGCTCCGCGTTTGTCCGTACTACCCCACAGCACCAATAACAGCACTAATAACAGTCGTAAAAATTCCCTGGTCCAAGTGCCCGAAATACGCGTTAGTCAAGCCAGTGGCTTGCCACTGCCAGCTACCAAACAAATCACCGCCCTGCAGCAACGTAAATCTCGCTCCCTTAGCAATTCTCCGGTGTATCGtaaaaagaaatatgaaaatCTACCCACTCTTATAGATCATTACTACGACTATACCGAGGAAGATTTGGATAATCTGCAAAAGAACGATcaagacaaacaaaatttgcaCAGAAATTCCCTTGTTAATACcacacaaattaaaaacaatcatAAGATTTccaatgaaaatattaataacagtgATGATGATAAGATTGATGGTCTACGGCATTCACAGCACGTAAGCCGCAGTCGCGATAGTAAAACGGATAGTAAAAGCCGTCGTAATTTGCATAGTTTTGGCAATAGTATCGGTCTAACCAGACATCGACGTTTGCAAATCAATGATGTATCCCCCTCAGCGGCCGCCACTACTACAGCAACAGCTGCTTCGAGTGTAATTGGTGGTATTGGTGGTCATTCACttgcaaaagaaaatcatttcagTGGCGGCAAACCTTTACAGCCATTAGTTTTCAATTCTGCCAACACACAACAGCAGCAGCGTCGCCTCTCTTCCCCCGTTCATAGTTGTTTATTAGTTCGTAGACGTAGTGATTTCTCAGATCCCTCATTTGCGGATTTACCACCATTATTTAATTCAGTTAAG TTGCCTGTTGCCGATCCGTTCCTAGAGAAAGTAAATCTCTCTGATTTTG AAGAAGATGATTCTcagatatttgtaaaatttttccgTTTCCACAAATGTTACGATCTGATACCCACATCAGCCAAACTGGTTGTCTTCGATACACAATTATTGGTTAAGAAAGCCTTCTATGCTTTAGTCTATAATGGTGTGCGTGCCGCACCGCTCTGGGATTCACAGAAACAGCAATTTGTTGGAATGTTGACCATaacagattttataaaaatcttaagaATGTATTATAAATCACCGAATGCCTCAATAGAACAATTGGAAGAGCACAAATTAGATACATGGAGAA atTTAACAGGTGTTTTACATAATGAAGTGATGCCATTAGTTAGTATTGGTCCAGATGCTTCGCTATATGATGCCATTAAGATACTCGTACACAATCGTATACATCGATTACCTGTTATAGATCCCGCAACGGGCAatgtattatatatattaaCCCATAAACGTATATTAAGGTTCCTGTTTTTATAT ATTAATGAATTGCCTAAACCTTCTTATATGCAAAAGAAATTGCGTGCTTTAAAAATTGGCACCTATGATAATATCGAAGTGGCCGATGAACACACTAGCATTATAACAGCTTTAAAGAAATTCGTTGAGCGAAGAGTATCCGCCTTACCTTTAGTTGATTCCGAAGGACGTTTAGTTGATATCTATGCCAAATTTGATGTTATT AACCTGGCAGCCGAAAAAACGTACAACGATCTCGATGTCTCCTTGCGCAAAGCCAACGAACATCGCAATGAATGGTTTGAGGGTGTGCAATGTTGTAATTTGGACGAAACCTTATACACCATCCTCGAGCGCATAGTACGCGCCGAAGTCCATCGTTTGGTGGTGGTCGATGAGAATCGCAAAGTCATTGGTATTATTTCGCTATCGGATATATTGCTTTATCTTGTGCTGCGGCCCAGCGGTGAAGGTGTGGGCGTGTCAGAAAGTTCTCTAAGAGCCTCAGATCCTATACTACAGAGAAAACTGTCCGATGATGAAGATGCCACATCGCTAGACAACAAATCACCCTCAGTGGGTTCGGGTAGTCGCAGTCTCATCGAAGACATACCCGAAGAGGAGGTTTTTGGCAGCGGTGATAAGGTGGCGAAAGACAGCGATGATAATGTGGACAACAACAGCATAAACGATAAAGTCAATAATAATCAGGAGGATAGTGTGTCCACAACGGAAATTGTGGTGGAACAAGGTGTTAAAGCGACAAATGATACGAGTGTTCTTCAAGCGGAAATATCATTTGCCGATGAAGCCGAAGAGGATGCTAATAGTAATGAGGATGAGCAAAGGGGGCAGGAAGAGGAGGACGACGACGAAGATGATGATGCTAAGGATGTGATAAGCGGTAATTgtgataatttgaaaaaatcaaacACCACCAATAACACAAATTCATCAGCAGATGATGCGGAATTAACAACAACGGCGGCTGTTACAGCCTTAAATCAAACAACAGCTCGTGAAATGGCTCTTGTTAGTgaataa